The genomic region GCCTATTGGCGCGGCGAGTATCGGGCCATCAGTGGCAAAGCATTGATTTCGGTCGTGGCGGGGTTGATGTACTTCCTCAGTCCGGTCGATGCGATTCCGGATTTCATTCCGGTGTTCGGCATGCTCGACGACATTGCCGTTCTCGCCTGGCTGATGAAAACCCTCGACGATGAACTCAATGCTTTTCGTCTTTGGCGCAACCGTCAGCAGCCGGAAAAACTCGCCGTCGTCGAACGCCTGCCGGATACACCCGAACAACTGCAACTTCAGGGGCCGAAAAAAACCTGATTATCAATACCCTCGTACAGATAGATACCCCCCGCGACCTTGGCCGCTGTTAGGATTACACTTCTAGGGAAAAGTGCCGACTCGCTAAGTGTTGTTGTCCTACGGGGTAGT from Pseudomonas tensinigenes harbors:
- a CDS encoding YkvA family protein, encoding MKAPWNFARFLPLAGRLLARGRLPTLLFAVASKGAAQGNRLGKLKDDLRLLQALCLAYWRGEYRAISGKALISVVAGLMYFLSPVDAIPDFIPVFGMLDDIAVLAWLMKTLDDELNAFRLWRNRQQPEKLAVVERLPDTPEQLQLQGPKKT